The following nucleotide sequence is from Pagrus major chromosome 13, Pma_NU_1.0.
GACACCAAGAAATGTCTTCGAACAGTCCGACCACATTCGAACGACGATAACATGAAGAACACAAGACGTACAAAAACATGGCAGTCGTAATCCCGTCAACACTTTTGTCTTCAGTCGGCCGCACAAACTCTTTCCTCTGAAGCACGCCGAGGCCTGCCGACTGCTCGAGTTCGACGCAGCGCAGCACGAAACACCTCACCGTAATAAATAAAGGGTTTACGGACACTGATGAAGCAGAGTAAGACACAGAATGTAGATTAACAGACCTGTTGTGAGACATATCAAACCTTACTGCATTGATGGAAATATGACTTCAAGAAATAATCATGAAAAGGAAGGAAACTCCTTGTTACTGCTCAGTTTTTCCCcacaagtgaagaaaaaaaaaaaagacatttcttaAAGCAAACAGGATCAATGACCGATAAAGTCCTGAAATATTAGTAATAACTGACTTCAATATGATGATAAATGCTATAGAAAGGTTAGAGGTTGGAGTCTGGTGGTTTCTGGTGGATTAACATGTGCTTTGGTGCCTCTGCCCAGCTGTGATCTACTGAGTATTCACATCTGTACTCATGCATTCATTCACAAACAATTCATATCTGTCTCACCACATAAATCTGAGAAAAACTGCAAATATTTTCATAACAAGTCAGAATATCTTTCAATTTAGctctttaaaacatttccccCCAAAAACTCTCTCGACAAATTGAATCCAAACGCAGATCCGGAGTCGAGCTTTAACGATTTTGCTCGGATGAAAACAATTTGCAGCTTtatcaataaaaatacaaacaaaaaacaatatggCGATAGCTACGTAACTAAGGATAAAACAGCACCACTTAATTTCGGTGTCGTAGTTGATTCCActactttaaaataacaaacgttggcaaatataaatatgtgaaaaacaaacgAAGCAGATGGTACAGTAGGTGTGCAAATCTGAAcgaaacacacagagacgagTCGAAGGAAAAGGCTGCGATTAAAGGGATACcttgacattttaatttgttttttccagctACACAAGTTTTTATGTCACAATATGGAGTCGCTGTTTTGTGTTGGCACTTAAGAtgagaagaagcagcagctgtggAGCAATGGAAAACCctcgggctgcaactaacgattattttcacgattaatcatttagtctttaaaatgcaaaagttTTTGTatccgaccaacagtccaaaaacccccaaaactcttcatttacaatCATAAATCCTCACttttaagaggctggaaccagcaaCTGTCTGAACgtctgaaacaattaatcgattaccaaaatagttggcgattaattttcATAACTAACTAACCGATTAATCAACATGTTCTTTGGTGGATCCGTATCTGGATATCTGGATTAAAACTCATGTGATGCAGCAGAACAGTCAGAATGTAATCGGATCTCAGCAGCTGTTAATAACAACATTATAGGGACGACTATCGTAGGGATCCTACGCTTACTCGCTTTCTTACCGCGCCTTAGTTAAGAAGATTCATACCTCTCTCTCATGTCTGGACGCTGAATAAGAAGTCACCGTCAAGAGACTAcaagcctagcttagcacaaagactggaaacagatggaaacagctagcctccAAGCTCACTGGTTGTACATGTGCAAAAACAGAAGTGTAAGAGCAACAATATGTGGTTTTATAAACTCATCTGTTTacagacgggaggagagctcagagatgactttttaacttttgggattaaaacgtggattcatcttcactcctgcAGCAGCGATCACCTGAGGTGAGAGTCTCTGGTGGCTGCTGAGTTTGCTAGGTGCTAGCTTAACGCTCAAGTACAGTGAAGTAATCTGGCTTTTTGGGGCGGATAAACGCCGCGTGAGCAACACAAATGATCACTTCTCTTGCAGTAAACACACCATTAGACAACCACAAGTGCTGATGAGGCACAAATGTTCCTGTcgctttaatgttttaatagttttattcatgtttagtCTCGTCTTGTTCACTGACTTCCCTTCCCAGAAGTACTGAGAGGTGAcaaaatgaaacgcaccgttaccttgagtcaacttgtggatttctctggttttattgttggaaacatttgtgataatataaatacacaactcaacaaattatataacaaaggtcgagtcgattttagacattttaatgcagaattcctacatattatatctttagaTGTGTAACAGATCAGGCTAGCAGTTTCCTagtgtctttatgctaagctaagccaacCGGCTGCTAGCTACAGCTTCGTAACGACCGTACAATCATGAGATTGGCATAATTATTCTCGTCGTTCTTTGTGTATTTCACCAACACGTCAAACTCTTAATGTAAGAAGTTGAAACAGTCTCAAGCTACAGAAAAGCCCTTTCttctgaaaatggaaaaataatatATCATATAACACGGCAGCATAACTTCCCTTCACCTGAGACTAGTCCGCCGTCTGCCGACCTACTCTGCAACTAATTTGAGATCCAATCACGATGAGGTCTGAACGGAGATAATGAGAGGAGACGCATCCAGATACAGACTGAAGCTTAAAGACtaattctgctgtttttctatatttttcttacaaaaGAGAGCAAAACCAACACCGTTCCTGTCGAGCTGTCAACACTTCCTTACTCCCTCACACAGAGTTGGTTTTGGTcttcagaaaaatataaaacaacaccAGAATAATTATGGTCCAAGTGAGTCTGCTGTCTGAtgaaatgcatgctgggaaaaaGGCACCACCgccctgaaacagaaaaagcaggtggataaaaaaacaaaaaacctgagGTAGTCTGAATGTTTGGGCTACATGTTCATGTCAGATCTCTACGCTTCCCTCCGGCGCTGATGTGATTTCTTGCTGGTTAAACAACCTGAACAGCAGATAGTGATGAAGGCGGCTTCAGAGAATCAGTGAAATGTTCTTTAGTTTCATCTTTGAGCAAAGATTTCTGGATTAAAAATTGCATTCGACCAGTTTTAGCTGCTACTAttaaaaagggacagttcactctaaaatcaaaaatacatattttcctcttacGTGTGTTAATATTAATCCATCTACATCGTTTTTGTGTGAGTTGCAGACTGTTTGAGAGAGCGGCTAGCTAACGTAGCTTACTaaggcccagacacaccaaactaACACgattttaatttcaatttcGAGTAAATCTCGTAAGACTCTCTGACAGTTTGTACCGAgagtcatttaataaaaaaactctGTCTCTGCCGTGTTTTTTTGTCGTTTATCTCCGTAGATTTATCTCAGAGTTCATGTTGCGTTCAGGTTCACGTCTTTAACTCTGAAATCTACATCGCTACGTCAAACAAAAGCAGAGCGTCCAGTTCATCTAcggccaatatctccaaaactctccCCAGAACAATGTAGATGGATAAACAGAACTACAGGTCAGAGGAACAACATCTATTTCGTGATTTTAAGATGTGCCGTccatttaagacattttttaagacAAATTTAAGAACTTTGgcgtctttttgttttgttggaaacACGTTTATATTCCCCAAAGTGACAGAATTCAGGCATCGTATCAACAGCAGGTCCAACATCAAGGTATCTCTTTAACTGAATGTGTTTGAAGCCGGCGATGAAACAGATCGCAGGCCTGTTTAAGGCACATATGTGTAAGAAAAGTGTATATAATTTCAGCTAACGAGCAGGACTATAGAAACGCTTCACTTAACGAGCTATAATGTGAAGACTGAGGAGCTTTTCCACTCCAGAGAACATCGAGACACTTTATCAGAAAATAACTATCTCTCTACAGAAGTAGagtacaatttaaaaatgaaactaccAAACTACAGTACACTTTAGATGCTATTTAATGACGTCTTGATGCATAGCATCACCCATAGATGTatgttcttttttaattttaagtaaTATGGATCTTATTCAATATTTCACGGTAACATTGAATAGTGGAGTTAATAGTGTTATGGAGGGTTATGGCAGTGTTTGTTAAAGAGTCTCactcctgtttctttttttaaccataaagagacagaaaccaacagagagaagaggagaaactgATTTGTGATTGTCATGAGTCTCGGCGTCGTCATTCCTCTGCAAAGTTCAATCAACGACGTGATcgaaaaaaaacgaaaaaaaaacaaaacaggaaatgacaacaaAATGGGAAACAAAGAGAAGTTCAAACGTTCTCAAAGGTGAAGAAAACAAACGTTCCCGCTCCGGCGTCCAAAACCATCACCAAACCCCCGACGGTGGATACGACTTTTTTAGATTCCAAAACCGACAAATCCCCGAATCCTCCGACAGTTTTCTCATCACAAAATGCTAATAAACAGAGGGAATGATGCTaaaaacagtgtgtgtcagCGTTTGAGGGCCCGGCTCGCTTCAGCTCTGCCGGTCCGGGACCAGAGAGGAGGCTGGGATCTGTCTCCTCCTGCTCGCACTTCCTCTCAGTTTCACATAtttccaccacctcctcctcctccttctttacTCCTCCCTCTGCTTTCTCTGTCTCCGTCCTCGGGGGTTCGGCTTTAGATCCCGGAGGAAGAAATTTCTCAAACCTCGTCCCGTTCAGATCCTCCTCGAATTTCACCTGGAAGGGTGGCAGCCCGAGCAGGAAGGCCCTGATCCTGCTCGGGGAGCTCAGGTCTGCGGGTTCCTCCTGGTTCTTCGTCTCCACTTCCTgctgtcctcctgctgctcctcctccacttcccgCTGAGCTGGACCGGTCACTCTGGCTGAAGTCCTCGGCCTGCTCTCTGGGTCTCTTGGATGGCGATGGGTCTGTGGTTCCGTTGATCGTTGTCGGACTCGGCTCGGCTCCCTCCGTGCTGGGTCTCTTCACCGTGAAGCGTTTGCTGAGGTTGAGAGGCAGCGCCTGCTCGGGGGGAGGAGTCATGGGGGAGCAGGGGGGCTTGGTGCTCAGGTCCTGGGACAGAGCCTCAGACAGTCGGCGGGTGAAGGTCTGGAACTGTGTCGAGCCCAGACGAGTCCTCATCAGCTGGCACACCTGAACGCTGCAGTCCAGGTTCAGAGGCAGGACCCGCAGAGGGGGCAGAGGAGGCCGGGTGGTCCTGGCGTCCCGACTGCCTCCCCTCTGGGCTCCCTCGTCCACGTTGCACCCCGAGCAGCGGTTGTGCTGCGGGTGGAGCGGGTGCGGCTGAGGCTGAAGCTGGTCCCCGCTGGGATGAGGCGGATCCGGACTTCCACTCTTGGGCTGGAGGGTGTAGATGGTGGGATGGTGCTGGGTCGGGTCTTGAGGCGTCAGGGCCGGGCTCTCCAGGCCTCTCTGGAGGCTGATGCGGTTCCTGAAGACATCCAGTGGACACACGCCTTTGATGGGGCTGAAGCCGCTCAGAGAGCCTCCGACGAAGTGTCGCGGCAGAGTGGAGATGAGCACACCGGGAGCAGGAGCCACCGACTCCCCTCTGTCCGGCTTCAGCTCCTTCGGTTTGGGCTGGAAGGGGAGGAAGGGGGTGGACATGGGGGAGAGTTCGGGGGTGAGGGGCATGTTGACGGGGAGGATGGCCGGCTGGACgggctgcagaggagagaagaagaaaaaggtcaCAAGAGGAACGAATTCAGTTTGATCTGCACAACTTAGACCCTCATCATTTCTCTTACATAATCCTGATATGACTGAAGCTATTACAAGACACACGCTGCAGAGATCTGCTGGCGCTCCAGACGTCAAGGAAACTGTGTTGTTCTCATGACAGGACAAATCAACGTACTGTCCGTCAATTGTCCTGAATCACTGAACCTCAGTACAACACGTGCAGATAAGACGTGAAACTGTTTACTGTTACAAACGCACGTTATCACATCGTGCTGCAGTTTTGAATTATCGTTTTTCCAGCAGagaaggcagttttttttttgtgtcactAAGTTTAGTTCAATTTAAAAGGCTTAACTTTTCTAAAAAATAGGGTTTAAATTTCTggttttaaatcagttttgaaAGAATCTTTGGGGGATGACGACAAATCGTCAATGTGGCGTCCAGACTTGCCGACCTTGAGAACTCAAAAACAGGGAGGATTTTGAACCCAAAgcctgaaaaaaatgtaagattCAAGGCCtgtgtttcctgcattctggtgacatttaaagaaagaaactaacaaaataacagcagcagtttttaatgtcaaataagttatttttttcttttaattctcaCAAAAAAAGGTAGAATAATTCGCCCTCCTGCGTAAATCTAAAACATTTATCCCTTTTCATTAATTCATGTATGTTTTTGCCACTGCCTGTTTGTCAGCTTCTCGATGGGGATGACAGTGCGACCCTCCTGTGActgacagacaaaacaacatttaacagcCGCTTTTCTTTAAGTTTTTTGTAAGAGACGGGAGTTATTCTCTCCAGgttgtatgaaatgtgtttaaatattctttctcctctctagAGGAGCCGGAAACAGGTTATGATCATTAAAAAGGGAGATGTCAAACAAAATTGTCATAAATTGGGAGATATACAGGAGGATTGTGACCCACGGAGGAAACCGGGGGAGGGCAATGAAAAGCTTATATTAACTACTATTACTACTTTCTGAATATCATAATTAATTTGAGGAAATGTCTGCAACTAATAATCAATTTAACTGTTGATTCATCTGTTGATTATGTTCTggattaactgattagttgttgGGTCTTTTAAATGATCAGAAAATTATGATAAATGTCGATCGGCTCGTTGCCAAAGCTCAAGATGACGTCTgcgaatgtcttgttttgtccacaaactaaagatgttcagtttacagtcacagaggaggaaagaaaccagaaaatattcacatttaagaagctggaatcgcATAATTTTGGCTCTTTTTCAAACAATGACCAAAATAGTCTGCGAatgatttaatagttgacagctAATCGATGAATCGCTGCAGTTTTATCTCTCAGGTTGCTGTTTCCACCATTCGAGGAGCCATTTTGTTAAGTTTTACTAGAAGTCcatgtgacaggaaatgatATCACAGGGAAGGACCTCTGCTGACCACACTGCTGCACAACAAGATCAGTAACTGTGAAATATTCTCACAGCAGCACATTTCTCTGCtggtccagcagggggcgcctCACCTGCTCTGTGCAGGTTATATACAGTTAAAGGTTTGGTATTGATCTGCTGtcagtgcagcagctctgcttCAGCCTGCTCCTCCTCAACATCCTGTGATCGATCACAAACTACACAGGCTCAAATCATCAATATTTCGACATCCACGTCGTCATATTTCCAAAAGGCAGAAACACGTTGCATCACTGGGATGTTATTTTAAGAGCGTATCAGGCTCACAGGTGGAGATTATTTGACACAAGTAGATTTCAGATGGTTGAattatcactttactgtaaatcTAATCTGTTACCCTGTGCGTGCTGCTGGGCGTCggtcctcctgcagctctggCTGGAAGCAGCGGACTCTGCTGCGTCGGCtgaggctctgctgctgctgctttggcTTTggcctgctgctgagccagCAGCTTCGCCTGAGCGATCAGCGTGGCCTTGTTGCGGGTTCCCGGCGGCCGGCCCCGTCCTCTCTTCACCACCACGGTGCCGTTCGGGTTCACGATCTGTTCAGAGGGAAGACGATCAGAGGTGACTCCTGTGATGCTATTATTAATGATTACATAGTCTTATTAATGTGAATAAGCATCTTGTGAGGCCTTAATACCTGTAAACTAATGcttaatacaataataaactttatttatatagcacctttaaaaacaggttttacaaagtgctttgacaaacaagaaaaagcaggaaactcaggaagacaatactacagaataaacactcaacagtcgaGAAGCCGAGTCAAAGgtgaagttaaaacaagaacacaacaaGTCGATTTGATTAATGacaagaaaaaggaataaaagcgcTAAAACCAGCAaaatcacagaagaagaaagaaaagtaagGCAGAAAAAGACGATAATGACCTTAACACACGAGGCATTATCACGTACTGTAAATGTGCAGCAAAGAGTCGAACatgatattaaaatataataaaattcACTCTTGGATCGTTTATAAAATCTTGCCATCAGATggtttgtttcagtttcctgtcacTTACAGTTcgagaggcagcagcaggggttGCCATCTTCTTCTCCTTGGCTTTGGGTCCTGGTCTTCTGCCTCTTGGAAGCGGCTTCCTTCCTCTGATCCCTCTGGGTTTGGGAGGCATGGTCGGGGTTTCTGGGATTTTGAATtcgactcctcctcctcctcctcctgctctgaggTGCTCTTCATAAGGCAGCATCAGCCTGAGGAACACATGAATACGTCAGTTAGCTTGTTTTCAGCCAggatcatttttatattttgaggATTTgggagaggtggtggtgggggggtcaGTGTCTCTGTCGGACCTCTCGTAGTGTCTCCGGGTGCAGGTAGCAGCGCTGGTGCTGCCGGGGCATCCTCCCAGCTCGTTATAAACCACTTTCCAGAGACGGTTCAATGTCACCtgtgattaacacacacacacatacacacacacaaatatgaggATGATCAACTTTAAACTCCTGAAATcctgcagaaaaagaaaaacgtgtGCCGAGACGGACGGTCACACAGGAAATCTTTCACAGGCTGTTGCTTCTACTTGTAGCATGTGGAGGAAGTCCTAACATCCACTGACAGTCTGTTGGACGACAGGGACAAGCTGTCTGGAGCTCAGCAGGTGGCGCTGGGCTGCAACGCCAGGTCCCATTTACAgagatttaaaaacaagatTCCCAGCAACACTACAGGAAAAATTAGAGAAGCTcaactttatgcaaatgaaCTCTGTGCCACTGCCAACCAGGTGAGAGCTAATCAGGTAAGTTTAGATTCCCACAGAACTGGAAGCACAGAGTTGTTTTCTACTCGGCCGCACAATGGGAGTGAAATTACACATGAGattacatctgtttttttatcagTGAGGACGCCGTAATCTGCTCTGTGCCTCAGCGAACAGGCTGAGCAACGTGACGCTGGTCCACCTCCAACCTGTTTTCACTGATCACATTCAACACCGACGTCCTTCATGTTTCAGTTTCCTCTCCAGTCAGCATTCAGACGAGATACTAAAGTACAAAACTGACCAAAAATCACTGTGTTcgaatcaaaaatgtaattattctTGCGTAAAAAACcattaaaactgaagaaagtgATGTCAGTCAGGAATAAATAATAGAGCCgagttatttttcaagcaaaatgatcaaacatttttggtttccagcttcctaaatgtgcttcatgctttttctttgttttgggttttggactgttggctttctttacattttaatttaaaattaaaacatcacaAGGGTCGCTATAAAAAACCTGATCCCTTCTTAgctctgtgacatcactggcAGTATATATGGACTTTCTCCTTACAGTACAGAGCGTGTGCTCTCATGTAACGCAAGGTAACACATTTAAGTTACTAAATAAAGCACCGccaaacatgttaaaaaacacaCGAGACAAGTACTAATAACTAGGGATAAATTATCGGCCCAATAATGGAAAATTTACATTATATtgtgcagcatctacacacagcAGGTGGTCGTATGCaccttttgtgttgttttgtgagccgccaataaaaacagagaagaagaacaacaaacaaccTGAGAAGAGCCACACAACGTTGACATGAGACACATGTCGTCACTGATGTGGactgttttttaacaaaaagagCATGACATGAGGGGAAAATCTCATCACAGCTATGAAATATGTAATAAACCATgtttgctcactacatctgagCCTCTTACACTCAGGTGTGCatgaaaaaaagcataaaaatgttggtttcaATTATCGGTTATCGTATCGGCTGAAagaaatccatattgtgcatccgTACTAATAATACCTGCAACAATAAGAACATAAGACACCAGAAACGGCGCCGTTAGCAGCAGAGTACGAGTCGCAGGTGTTTGTTGTTGAAgtaggtgtgagtgtgtgtgacaggagggaggagggggtcgTCAGGGGGAGTAAAGAGTCGAGTCGAGGCAGAAAAACAGTCGACCCTtgaggcaggaagagagaaaaatgtggGTCGCGTTGTAGCTAACAGCATTCCAGCATTTGGAAAAGATAAAAGTTGTTTTAGCggatatattttttgtcatcGCCCTTTAATAACGTCTCGCAGCAGCTCTGTAAACTATAATGTTCAGATTAATTCAAACGAAACTGGAATTCATCTGAACTTTATATTTTCAGAAAGCCGCAGCGCtgagtgaagtgtgtgtgtgtgtgtgtgtgtgtgagtgtgtgtgtgtgcgtgtgtgtgtgtgtgtgtggtggcgTTGACACGTTTCCATACATTATACAGTGTGTCATTAGGGGTGTAACTCTGCTGTATAATACAGCATTGTTCAGCGCGAGGCTCAGTTCAGCACAGCGGCTGAAGCTGAACGGGCCTTTTGTTGTCAGCAGAGCAGCTCTGAGCTGAAACTGAACcgcctgttttttatttattgtaaagctgcttttgttgtgtgtttatttactgtaaacagcTGAAGAACGACTGATTGTCCAGGCAGAACGCCACTGTTTCGTTCTGAGGACACAAATGTTAGTTTATACAGGCGAATGTgacagttaatttaaaaatgtaacagtaTCAGCTCCTCCTGACGTCGTCAAGGTATCGtcaaggtttgtttgtttgtttgatttccaaagtattattttaatttactataACAGTCTTTGGTGGCATCTGCTGAGGGAACGTGCAAACATTGTAGTCAAACGAGTAGTTCAACCATTTAAGGAATGCTCATTTGTTGCAGGCGTACAGCCAAATGTCTGGAGAGTAATTATAAAGCTACAGCTAGCatacagttagcttagcataaagactggaaacaggggcAAACAGTTAGCCTAGCTCTGTCCGAAGGTAACAAAAATGCACCTCAAAAGATCACAGATAAACATCAACAAAGTGTAAAAACGACAAAATGCTGTTTCACGAGGgcaggctagcagtttccccccgtttccagtctttatgctaagctaactggctgcttgTGGTATCTTCATATTAAACATACAGTCATGAAAGTGGTTTCAATCTTCTCTTGCAAcaccaagaaagaaaaaagagaaaaggcaaactattcctttaaaaggTACACGACAGTGTGTAGAGAAGAAATTAAACCTCAGAgttttagtatttacaatattaatgaggaaataatacatcagtgagtaaacaagctgctctcagaggaaaataaggtcccagaacactgaagctagaaaggtggcagggtccgccacatataaacacagtaaaacagtatgaaagagTGTttgccctttaaggtcagtttgtttattcagtcatgaaaacaaagagtttgtttgtttagacagaaaaaaaaaaatcaatcaaagtCAACAGGATGTCTACAGGCATCAGACGCTTCACTTTAACGctctttacacatttttaagatAATATTTAACCAAATTTAAGACTGATTTTTGGAGAAATCCAAAAAGTAAGTAGTATAATATGTGGCCCCGTGCAGGGAGTCGGTGGTTATTAGAGTGTAAACCAGTAAAAAGACGGTATTAGGCTGCAATATTGGATCAGAACCCCTCAAACACTAAACAAATCGACCCCATCAGATCCTCTTTGCGTACTAAATGTAAAGTATTAACTGgaacttacatgttttgtttctgggaccgtgtaaagaaaaaaatcgcCATGTTCGGTTTTTACAGctaaataaaagttaattatTTAACCGGATCTGGTTTAGAGAAATCTTCAGAGCACTTTCCacggaaagaaaataaaaggaaatgagagCAGCTTCATTAGCGTGTGGCAGCCACTGATAACTCACTTGCTCAATGATCTTTGTAACTTCATTCAGAGAAGGAAGTGGCCCAACGAAAAGTATGAATCAGTTGTATGAAACAATAGTGTGTTAGGAACGATGTGTACTTGTGCGCACAATgcagcttttttcccccctttgttATTCGATATCTATCAATTTTATTAATCTACCAGTTCCAGGCCTGTGACGAAAGATAACGAAAATCATATTGTTActgcaaatgtgtgtgaatgtcggGGACTAAGagaaaataatagtaaaaaattgAAATGTAAAACCCTTTCAGGACTTTCAAGGCcctaatatttataaaaaattcaatttaagacattttgagacatttttaaagacttCCTGGATTAAATGAGTTTCTGAAGTAACTTGCAGTGACTCACCTTTTTATATCCTCCGAGTCGTTTCACCACAGAGTACATGAGGAAGAGGTCAACTGAGGAAACGGAGGACAGACATGTTGAAACTCAGCGTCGCAGCCGGCAACGacaagtggaaacagacaaaacatgcaaatatcaAACACGGAGCAGATAAACACGCAAATCAGGTggtaataatgaaataaaaagttcaGTTTGACTGGACAAATATGTTCTGATACAAACGGGTCCGCAAAGTACCTGATGTGCTGATGATTTTACTCTCTGCTGCTGATCCAAACGAAACAGACGTCCTGTGTTTATTATATTTCAGCTCTACAAAGTGACTTCGACTGCTGCTTTAAGTACGATAACAACATTTTCATGATTTCAGCTGCCACACAGTCACAACTTCACCCTTCtgttgctctgctgctctgaagTTTATTCACAATCCAGTCGAGATCAAGAAGTTTCTTTAAATATCAGATAATCACCAACAGTCACACTTCATTTGATGCGATACTGAAGGCCGGcttcacactgttttttttgtttttttataaaaaggtaAATCTTTTGAAAGTAAAGTAAGAAATTGAAGGAGGCTCTGGATTATTTACGATATtatcatgtgtgtgttattgagACAATATTGGTATATCAAGAGACCCCTAtaggaaaaatatgtataatttacttttacttttgatacttaagtacatttaatatcagacactttaaaactttaaaagtaTTATTTGTATGAGTGTCgctcacttttaccaaagtaataattTGAGTTTCGGTCATTTCAGCGATCTCAACACTTGATGGCGAAGCCACAAAAACAGGCTCACAGTTTgatgcaatataaataaaaagcagatagaAGTAAGAGCTGGATGTGCTGTTATCCATATCAACTTATAATAAGTCACTGTTGTGTTCACTTCTTATATAACCGTTCCCAAGTGGGAggaaaaaaccccaaaaaacaataaatcagttATTGCATCGGACCCAAGCTGTCAACACAAAGCGTCGGTATTtgacactcaacaatcaaccatcttcttcatgaagttacattttgtttctttcaattCGTTTTCTGCGGTTGGTGAATTGTGAAACAGCGTTCGACAGCAGAGATAAGATTTAAAGTCCTGAACACACAGAATGAAACCAGTCGAGCAGGAGTTTTCAGCTGCAGCCGCCCGTATCCCGACAGGGAGCTGCTTTAAAAAGCTGTCGGTTCTGGCAGGAGTAATGTTACTGGTTGTATATATTGTAACGGCATGATCAGTTTTATTGAGTTTGACgagcgtgtgtgtttgagggcTGATGAAACAAACTAAGCTTCATCTGTTTTAGGTTGTCGGTCTGGaactctctgttgtttctgcctctagaaaaacat
It contains:
- the LOC141006861 gene encoding uncharacterized protein — encoded protein: MEHNAIQWLGAPSCQRGSYAFYKSVSSRAQPDGPVQVWKLGEFYFIRCGPQDPVCIAEVTLLWEDQTRRHLLASTRLYFLPEDTPKGRTREHGEDEVLAVSRKMVVRVEDLVRWACGQPAGWSSCLKVLPCGINGLHKPPQSSDSNGIKSSEPLKDKPDNDLVERQSIKVLSYPQYCRFRSLQRRIQDGARGPGLQDPHLLALGAIKALPSTRLMYCRDTFSHPTLESSASFSWQFRCPSLSLRGRPRKRRGRDGKDSPNSSQSESWIEKMKENVMGSVEVGCEGSWLPHPEEQLFLDQLFAFMERQGSPIHKVPNLGFKKIDLFLMYSVVKRLGGYKKVTLNRLWKVVYNELGGCPGSTSAATCTRRHYERLMLPYEEHLRAGGGGGGVEFKIPETPTMPPKPRGIRGRKPLPRGRRPGPKAKEKKMATPAAASRTIVNPNGTVVVKRGRGRPPGTRNKATLIAQAKLLAQQQAKAKAAAAEPQPTQQSPLLPARAAGGPTPSSTHRPVQPAILPVNMPLTPELSPMSTPFLPFQPKPKELKPDRGESVAPAPGVLISTLPRHFVGGSLSGFSPIKGVCPLDVFRNRISLQRGLESPALTPQDPTQHHPTIYTLQPKSGSPDPPHPSGDQLQPQPHPLHPQHNRCSGCNVDEGAQRGGSRDARTTRPPLPPLRVLPLNLDCSVQVCQLMRTRLGSTQFQTFTRRLSEALSQDLSTKPPCSPMTPPPEQALPLNLSKRFTVKRPSTEGAEPSPTTINGTTDPSPSKRPREQAEDFSQSDRSSSAGSGGGAAGGQQEVETKNQEEPADLSSPSRIRAFLLGLPPFQVKFEEDLNGTRFEKFLPPGSKAEPPRTETEKAEGGVKKEEEEVVEICETERKCEQEETDPSLLSGPGPAELKRAGPSNADTHCF